A window from Prinia subflava isolate CZ2003 ecotype Zambia chromosome Z, Cam_Psub_1.2, whole genome shotgun sequence encodes these proteins:
- the SIGLEC15 gene encoding sialic acid-binding Ig-like lectin 15: MRGPWNVTPCHHGRDSWRQSRLLQALPELSVSAVGAAAAVTVQEGAAGPAAAPQTRAGSAKQLIPSKDEKTTTSPSPGKTFCDCKTSSSDVTSWFWFADASQGRTSSSMRELGLVLLCLLHISRKGVQCNGWSVHVPSDVTGELGKMVILPCTFTHPYKTFDRALTAIWRIKEPYNGTVIFKCVSQSSSELCKTAISHKNKYKLLGNPRHKDLSIRVDNLTWSDSERYFCRVELAGDIQDKYESRNGIKLHVIAAPRIINITVSSSRDHTFQARCTAEGEPAPALTWTGPPYSNLSAISSSSHRVTKELRSLTHDGKYTCTAVNSHGRAEGAVYFYKFRASNSSSFMILIFVPLGIKVVILLVMLSFTVFSREGSPSAPSSLARPQLPECTYENFDRRHCSRQTLPTGGAAPRRS; this comes from the exons ATGAGAGGCCCGTGGAACGTCACCCCGTGCCACCACGGCAGGGACAGCTGGCGCCagtccaggctgctccaggccctgcccgAGCTGTCCGTGAGTGCTGTGGGCGCTGCTGCCGCTGTCACGGTCCAGGAGGGAGCAGCGgggcctgcagcagcaccccagaCAAG AGCCGGTTCAGCTAAACAACTCATTCCCTCCAAGGACGAGAAAACCACAACTTCTCCTAGCCCTGGAAAAACCTTTTGTGACTGCAAGACCAGCAGCTCAGATGTAACGAGCTGGTTCTGGTTTGCTGATGCCTCCCAGGGGAGAACATCCAGCAGCATGAGGGAGCTCGGCTTGGTTCTCCTGTGCCTCCTTCACATCTCCAGGAAGG GTGTGCAGTGCAATGGCTGGTCTGTCCACGTCCCGTCTGACGTTACTGGAGAACTTGGGAAGATGGTTATCCTGCCTTGCACCTTCACACATCCCTACAAAACTTTTGACCGGGCTCTCACAGCCATCTGGAGGATCAAGGAGCCGTACAACGGCACGGTAATCTTCAAGTGTGtgagccagagcagcagtgagctcTGCAAGACTGCCATCAGCCACAAGAACAAGTACAAACTCCTGGGCAACCCCCGGCACAAGGACCTGTCCATCAGGGTTGACAACCTGACCTGGAGCGACAGCGAGAGGTACTTCTGCCGGGTGGAGCTGGCCGGAGATATCCAGGACAAGTATGAGAGCAGGAATGGGATAAAGCTGCATGTGATTG cagcccccaggaTCATTAACATCACAGTCAGCTCCAGCAGGGACCACACCTTCCAGGCTCGCTGCACGGCCGAGGGGGAGCCAGCGCCTGCCCTGACCTGGACCGGGCCCCCCTACAGCAACCTGAGCGCtatcagcagctccagccaccgCGTCACCAAGGAGCTGCGGTCCCTGACCCACGATGGGAAATACACCTGCACTGCTGTCAACAGCCACggcagggcagagggcgccGTCTACTTCTACAAATTCAGAGCCTCCAACAGCTCCTCCTTCATGATCCTGATTTTTGTGCCACTGGGAATCAAGGTGGTCATTTTGCTGGTGATGCTGAGCTTCACAGTTTTCTCCAGAGAAG GTTCCCCCtctgctccatccagcctggccag GCCACAGCTGCCAGAGTGCACCTATGAGAACTTTGACCGCAGACACTGCAGCAGACAGACCCTGCCCACTGGAGGGGCAGCGCCAAGGCGCAGCTGA